A window of Magallana gigas chromosome 8, xbMagGiga1.1, whole genome shotgun sequence genomic DNA:
ATAAAAAAATAGGTACTATtatacaaatttacattaattaaCCATGTTTTTCACTGATATGATCTttgagaaaaatacatgtacaaatgaatCACGAGTCAATCTAACATTTTCTTCACACATTCATTAACTTTATGCACATACACGTACCAATCTGATAAAATGTCTATGAATAGCATAATAGGACATCCTTAAAAACACATGATGTTCTCATAAAcagtaaataattattaattgttATGCATATAACATATGTCATTTCACAgaaaaattgatatcaatatCAATTCACAATAAGGAAATATCACGTGAAGTATATATCAGTACAGTTCTGTTGATTTTGTAAAGCTATACCTAAGTTTTTTCCTATCTCTAGTGCTTCcctttttaaattcatccagTGCCCGCAATAATTCCTTCTGATGTTTCCTTTTCTCTCGATGGATTGAAGGTTTTGATTCATGCTTCTCTGTTTTAACAATGTTTGAAACTGAGGAAGCCACCTGCGATGTATCCTCTTTTACGTTTGTCATGTTTTGTATTTCCAAAGGAGTTGAACTGTTATTCGGGATTTGCATATGGTCATTTTTATCCGACACTGTAAGTTTTAGAATGTTGTAAGCTCCATCCATAGAGTCGTCACATCCATAAGCATTTCTTGAGGTTGTTTCTGTCATGTTGTCTGGAACTGTAGTGTGACATTTGTCGTAGCTTGTCTCTGTGTCATTTGTTTGAGATAAATCAATTGTCCTCGGCGTTTTCGATATACTATATCTACTATTTTCTAAAGGAGCCATTTCATTTTTGGAACCTGTTAAACACAGAATAGCTGATAATTATTCTCAACATTCTTAAATACAATAATTCTTTTGAAGtgattattagaaatgtttTGCTACCATATTCATCCAGATCAGAAGGTATTTTAGTAAGCATCCGTTGTCTGCAAACAGAAATTcatgaacaaatttaaaaatttttaaatagaaatgtcaatcattattcattttcaaattaaacaaaattaggAAAATGTATTTACCTTAGTATACAGAAGATTCTTAGACAAAAAATGAAACAGGTTACGATACAAGATGTCAAAACGGACAATGTAGGCCATAATGCAGAATTCGTCGGACTCTCGTCTTTCTCTGGACTAGGCTTCGAACTAGTGTTATctatcagattttaaaatcatatgcatgtaacttatttttttgttaaacatcggttatcttttttaaactcttctaaaaataacaaattaagaTCTTTCAAGCCCCGTATTTGTTATGTAACAACAACATTTGATATACGGGAAGCGATAGATCTAATCATAATTTGAAGAATTCTAAGAAATTTCTTTCTAgcgttatttaaaaaaaccccacactCAAGTATCCAagaaatgaagttttaaaaattgaccTTTAATTCAACTCTCTGCAATTTAGACATATTTaaagacaaattttaaaattacccTCTTCATTTTGATTCTATCTCAAATAACACTGTGTAAGAAAACATgcgggtttttttaaaatcgatgcgtctttataattttatgttggaaagaaaaataaataatattttaccaataaCCTTGACATTTTATCAACAGATTCATATTTTCTGATATAAGTTGTAAATAATATTCCCTACAGtttcatttgaaaaacaaatgccAGTTTATATCTTGTTAAACTCATTTCAGGAGTTTTCTTCATGTTGTGCCGTACTGCTACGAAAATTAAAGCATCTTAGTGACGCTGCTATTTTATTAACCGAATTAAGTAAATTTCTAGCTGTCTTGCGTACCAGGCAATGCTGTTGTCCAATAAAGTTTTACTTGTTAAAACTGTACATTAACTGACTTATTGGACAGCTGCAGATAATTGGGGTTAATACAATACACAGAAACACTACAGAagagaaaaacaacaaaaaaacaaataaataccgGTTTCGTCAATTTCGCGGATTATTTACTACCTATCATTCCTATGAATTTCAACAGTTAGATACATTTATAGACAAGGAATCTATACTCCAATCGAGCATTTATAATTCCTCTATTTACAATTGTATCTTTTAGAAACATGCATAGGAATGACGAATGTTAAGCGtatcatatttattcatttatctaTATTATGCCTATTCGTTAACGCAAACGTATCTTGCACTGTTCAATATCTGACAAAAGGAGCAGTTTTTAgcttaattaaattgaattattaaacaattatttatgattTGGTTGCCcaagattttaatcaaattaggAAGATGGTACAGTTTTTGAAAACATATGcactaaatttaaaaatttattttattatcatgaaAATACATATAATGATATCATCTTGAACACTTGTGTGCACCAAGTTGTACAAATATATTATGTTTTCAAAAGAGGATAATGACTTTAagattatatcatatttttaaaatgtaaaccaaGGTGATTAAAGAGAAGAATGTTTTTGCAGTAGCCGCCcacaataaaatttttatacttCATGTGATATCACACAATGAATTAATTATGTGATCGTCATTGTGAACAATAGCTGTGGgcatatttttctattaaaaactaCTGAAGAATTGGTGTCTTTTGctaattctataaaaaataacCTTCTATTTATGACGTCACCATTACCCTATCGATAGTCTCATCAGGTACctattgatatattttcaatatattcttgtttaaattaatgttacattttaattttttgggatATCTGTAAAAATAACCTTTACACAGggcaaaatatgaataaaactgtACGCAGCTCTTTATGTTTGCAATTGCTGTAGCTGTGTTGTATATATACGTACTTGTATTTGAGCATCCTGTGACATTATCACATGGTTCACACTCACATGTCATTGAGCATAATCTGCCGTAGAAGTTAGGTGGGCAGTAGTCCTTACAATTTACGCCATGAGTTCCTGGCCAACATTCTTGACAATGATAGACGCAAagcatttaatatttgttttttaaagtctcagtaagaaatacatgtatctgataacaaatgtacaaaaaaattaccTAAACAGGAGTTTCCAACGACACGATAGTTTGGACAGCATTCCAAGGGGCTTATCATGAAATATTGACGTTATAGTAGTCCTTTTTGTGTTGTGAAAGTATAAAACACTGTAAAATCTTTCCAATTATAACACACTCAACTCACCTGCCTGCACTTGAACATACTCCAGACATCGATGTAGATGTATGAATTATATACACACATGTGATGTAAGAATAAAGTACACACATGTgataattgaaaatgtgaagAAAACAAACATGTTTCATGCCTGAAAACATACTCATTTATGCTGAAAGTTCctgtttattaatatttatataaagacGGATATATTTCAAACCTATTGACAAATTCAATTACTTGGCAACAAATGATTATATAAACTTGAAACATGAACCTTGTTAGCATAAGTGTTTATTTATCTataatgcatttaatattttttaaagtatccgTATTATGCCACAGTGTAACTACACTaaggttttaaaagaaatattgtttatatcattaaatataaaaaaacccgTATAAAACAGCATATTTACAGAAACCTATCTGATATCTTTATGCATGAGTCAATAACACATTATCGTTAAAACCTCCATTATATTTAAAACGTACATTTACCTAAATATGCTGATGATGGTGAAGGAAGCAATAAAACCATCTGACAAGGTTGGAATCGTAAGCGACTGAAAACGCGTTGGAACTTACTTTCTTCAAAAacgattatcaaaataattaaaaaaccaaGCAAATAATTTCCAATGAAATACAATGTTAAtgattgaaatgaattttatattgcaTGTGAATTGATGAAAGAGTACATAAGGGCATGCTAAACTTAGTATAATGAGTTGAATTGTTCTTAAACTCAGGcctccattttaatttttttttttatatcaacatATGTTTTATCTTGGTTAAGAAAAGAGTACAGGATTTATTTTACTTCAGACAAAATGCATGGTGTATACTGTTCATTCTATGGATACTGAAAATCACATCCCATTAGATAAATAGTGAAAACACATCTTTCATGGTAGTTTTTAGAGGTAAAATATACCAACAAAATTTCAATAGCATAAACACATTGTTCACTTTTATTCCAGAAAAGTAAACCCACGGTATGCGGTAACAATCTATTCATGGGCAGTATACATCTTTTATTTATCCATAatgatttatacaaaatattgtttctaaaaattaatttaaactttatatctTTCGccacactttttaaaaaaaaagaattattgtaCCTCTGTGATTTTTCTAGATAAAATTACGT
This region includes:
- the LOC117689964 gene encoding uncharacterized protein isoform X2; its protein translation is MWVYYSYITYVYIIHTSTSMSGVCSNAGSPLECCPNYRVVGNSCLECWPGTHGVNCKDYCPPNFYGRLCSMTCECEPCDNVTGCSNTNNTSSKPSPEKDESPTNSALWPTLSVLTSCIVTCFIFCLRIFCILRQRMLTKIPSDLDEYGSKNEMAPLENSRYSISKTPRTIDLSQTNDTETSYDKCHTTVPDNMTETTSRNAYGCDDSMDGAYNILKLTVSDKNDHMQIPNNSSTPLEIQNMTNVKEDTSQVASSVSNIVKTEKHESKPSIHREKRKHQKELLRALDEFKKGSTRDRKKLRYSFTKSTELY
- the LOC117689964 gene encoding uncharacterized protein isoform X1, which gives rise to MSMFSGMKHVCFLHIFNYHMCVLYSYITCVYIIHTSTSMSGVCSSAGSPLECCPNYRVVGNSCLECWPGTHGVNCKDYCPPNFYGRLCSMTCECEPCDNVTGCSNTNNTSSKPSPEKDESPTNSALWPTLSVLTSCIVTCFIFCLRIFCILRQRMLTKIPSDLDEYGSKNEMAPLENSRYSISKTPRTIDLSQTNDTETSYDKCHTTVPDNMTETTSRNAYGCDDSMDGAYNILKLTVSDKNDHMQIPNNSSTPLEIQNMTNVKEDTSQVASSVSNIVKTEKHESKPSIHREKRKHQKELLRALDEFKKGSTRDRKKLRYSFTKSTELY